Genomic window (Carboxydothermus pertinax):
CTGTAAAATACCCGGTCTCCAACTTTTACTTCCATGGGTACCCGTTCGCCGTTATCTAAAATCCGGCCGGAACCCACGGCTTTTACTTCCCCTTGCTGGGGTTTTTCCTTAGCAGTGTCAGGAATGACAATACCGCTCTTAGTCACCTCTTCGCTGGGAAGTGG
Coding sequences:
- the groES gene encoding co-chaperone GroES, encoding MFKPLHDRVLVKPLPSEEVTKSGIVIPDTAKEKPQQGEVKAVGSGRILDNGERVPMEVKVGDRVFYSKYAGTEVKIDGEEYLILRESDILGILE